From one Streptosporangiales bacterium genomic stretch:
- a CDS encoding alpha-ketoacid dehydrogenase subunit beta yields the protein MTVTDTQAPSSHRLTTSKAMVDAIAYEMERDQGVVYLGEDVGPYGGIFGSTGGLLERFGPERVIDTPISESAFIGLGIGAAVEGMRPIVELMFADFMGVCLDQIYNHMAKIHFESGGNVRVPMVLTTAVGGGYSDGAQHSQCLWGTFAHLPGMKVVVPSNPYDAKGLMTSAIRDDNPVVYMFHKGVMGLPWMVKNPRATADVPDDAYEVPIGKAAVVREGSDVTVVTVSLSVHHALDVAEKLADDGISVELLDLRSLVPLDRRAILDSVTKTGRLVVVDEDYLSYGLSGEVAATITDTDPALLQAPVRRVAVPDVPIPYAHALEYAVLPRHDRIEAAIRSVVDA from the coding sequence ATGACAGTCACCGACACCCAGGCACCCAGCAGCCACCGCCTCACCACGTCGAAGGCGATGGTCGACGCCATCGCATACGAGATGGAACGCGACCAGGGCGTCGTCTACCTCGGCGAGGACGTCGGCCCGTACGGCGGCATCTTCGGCTCGACGGGCGGCCTGCTCGAGAGGTTCGGCCCCGAGCGGGTGATCGACACGCCGATCTCGGAGTCGGCGTTCATCGGCCTCGGCATCGGCGCGGCCGTCGAAGGGATGCGCCCGATCGTCGAGCTGATGTTCGCCGACTTCATGGGCGTCTGCCTCGACCAGATCTACAACCACATGGCGAAGATCCACTTCGAGTCCGGCGGCAACGTCAGGGTGCCGATGGTGCTCACCACGGCGGTGGGCGGCGGCTACTCCGACGGCGCGCAGCACTCGCAGTGCCTGTGGGGAACGTTCGCACACCTGCCCGGCATGAAGGTCGTCGTGCCGAGCAACCCGTACGACGCCAAGGGCCTGATGACGTCGGCGATCCGCGACGACAACCCCGTGGTCTACATGTTCCACAAGGGCGTCATGGGCCTGCCGTGGATGGTGAAGAACCCCCGCGCGACGGCCGACGTCCCCGACGACGCGTACGAGGTGCCGATCGGCAAGGCCGCCGTGGTCCGCGAGGGCAGCGACGTCACCGTCGTCACCGTCTCGCTGTCGGTGCACCACGCGCTCGACGTCGCGGAGAAGCTCGCCGACGACGGCATCAGCGTCGAGCTGCTCGATCTGCGCAGCCTCGTGCCGCTCGACCGCAGGGCGATCCTCGACTCGGTGACCAAGACGGGACGGCTCGTGGTCGTCGACGAGGACTACCTCTCGTACGGTCTGTCGGGCGAGGTGGCGGCGACGATCACCGACACCGACCCCGCGCTGCTGCAGGCACCCGTGCGCCGGGTGGCCGTGCCCGACGTGCCGATCCCGTACGCCCACGCGCTCGAGTACGCCGTGCTGCCGCGCCACGACAGGATCGAGGCGGCGATCCGCAGCGTGGTGGACGCGTGA
- a CDS encoding biotin attachment protein produces MTDVVFPALSAKEPDAEGVLATWFVSDGDAVAADQLLAEVQVDKVAAEVPAPSAGTVRLLVDEEAVVTQGSPIARIE; encoded by the coding sequence GTGACCGACGTCGTCTTCCCCGCCCTGTCGGCGAAGGAGCCCGACGCCGAGGGCGTGCTGGCGACGTGGTTCGTGTCGGACGGCGACGCCGTTGCGGCCGACCAGCTGCTCGCCGAGGTGCAGGTCGACAAGGTCGCGGCGGAGGTGCCGGCGCCGTCCGCCGGCACCGTACGCCTCCTCGTCGACGAGGAGGCCGTGGTCACCCAGGGCTCTCCCATCGCCCGCATCGAGTAG